The following DNA comes from Streptococcus pasteurianus.
TATCAATTACCGACAACACCGAGCTCTTATCTCTCAAACGACAATGTCAAGAATATCTTCAAATACACCATGACATACCGATTCAACAACTTCTTGACAGACTAACTGTTACTATCCACGTAAGAGAATTTAGTGGGGAATCAAAAGATACTACCTTTCAAGAAAAAACTCAGAAAATTTGGTATTATCTTGAAAAACAAAACACTTGGTATCAGAATGATTTCAAATTACTATTAACAATTCTTTACCATTTTCCACTAGAGACTCTGAAAACAATCACTCCCAAAATTTTAACTAACTTAGTCAAATACACCGACCTTTACAACATCAAGCCGTTGCAATTGACCTTGTTAACCAATCTCGCAAGCATTTATCTGGACAATCATCAAACCAAAGAATGTGAAACATTTTCTCTAGAAGCCCTAAAACTTGCTAAGGAATTAAAACGCTATGACTTTTTAGGAATTGCGCAAGTCCGCCTTGGCAGTTGTCGTGATGATAATAGCTTAATTGATAAAGGAATGTCTCTACTGCACTTAACCGAAAAAGGAGAAAAGATTTTTGAAGCACTTGAACAAGAAGTAGCAAAGCACAAGTAAATTTAAGCATATAAAAGCACTCCCCAACTGATAAGTTGAGGAGTGTTTCATGTGAAACAATAGCCAAAAAAGCTTTAAATTAAGCTTTCATCAACATTTTAAGGCTTGATTTGATGTATTGTTCTGCTGTTTCATTTGTTCCTTCAAAGAACTTACGAATTTTCTTGAGCTCTGCAGCTTTATAGCCAAGTGCCAAAAGAGCTTCCATAGCTTCCTCAAGCTGCTCGTTTGTAGCTGTTTTTGTCTGAGAAGCTTTGCCATTTTCCACCGAAACATCGACAAATTTTCCTGCTAAATCCAAGACCATTTGTTGAGCTGTCTTTTTTCCAATTTTTGGAAATTTCATCAAATACTTGATATCACTAGTGTCAATCGCATTGACAAGCCCTTCATTATCATCAACCGCAATAATCGCTAGCGCAGTTGTCGGACCAATCCCAGAAACTGAAATCAAGTTAAGAAAAACAGCTTTTTCATCTTCTGTGTGAAAACCAAATAACAATTGCGCATCTTCACGAATGACTTGGTGTAAATAAATCTGAACCTCTTGGTTGACAAGGTCTGAAAAACTGTATGGGTTAGCAACGTTGACAATATAGCCCAGCCCTCCAGCCTCGATAACAATGTATTTGGCGGTAATTTTAGTTAATTTTCCTTTGATATAATCATACATCTTAGTATTTTCCTAACTCTCTTAAACTTGTGTGATTTTCTTGAATACGGCGGAACATTTTTTCCATGTCAGCTTTGGTAAAGTTGACAAGAACTGGACGTCCATGTGGACAGTTATAAGGATTCTTACATTGTGATAACTGAACCAAAAGATGTCGGGCGGAATAATCATCAAGAATGTGATTCGCTTTGATTGAGCGTTTGCATGACATCATGATTGCCAATTCTGCACGATATTTCTTCACCGATACTTCATTTGTCAACAACAGCATATCACACATCTCATAAACAGCCGTCTCAATTTCCTCTTCTTTCATCCAAATTGGGTGTTCACGGAGAATAAAAGTGTTGTTTCCATATGGTTCTAGATAAATACCAACTTGATTTAACAGCTCCATTTTTTCTTGCAACTTAATAAAATCAGCTCCAGAAAACTCAAAAAGGTATGGCATGAGAAGCTGCTGTAAAGAGCTGTCAACGTCGCCGATTTTCTCACGATAATATTCATATTTAACACGTTCTTGAGCAGCGTGTTGGTCAATGATATAAAGCCCACCATTTCCCTGTGCAAAAAGATACGTTCCGTGCATTTGTCCGAAATAATCTAATTCTGGGAAAGTTGATGACTCCTCATTATCAAGACTTTCAATCATCTTATTGATTTTTGTCTTGTTTTTAAAATCGAGATTATCATGTTCATCATCTTGATTATCTACTTCGGAACGCTGCGCATATTTCACTGATGTTTGTTGCTTGTCAACTTCCTTGACAGAGTTGTCAACCTCATTGAATAACTGTACTGGTTGCTCTTCAACCGTATCTGACTTAACAAAGAAATCACGACGTTCTTTATCATAATAAAGGTCTGTTTGTTTCAACGGCAAGCTCGTTTGCTCTGGTTTCGGAAGCCCACGTGTGCTTGATTTCGCCAGATTTTCTAGAGCATCAGGTATCAAATCTTGCTCACGCAGACTCTCTGCAATAGCAGAGCTGATTAAGCTCATTAATTCTTTTTCCTTTGAAATACGAACTTCTTGCTTCGTTGGGTGAACATTGACATCAGCTAAATAAGGGTCGATTTGAATGTCGATAACAGCAATCGGAAAACGTCCCACCATCAATTTTGAACCATAACCGTCCAAAATCGCACGATTGAGCAAAAAGTTTTTAATATAACGACCGTTAATCAAAATCGTAATATAGTTTCGGTTCGCTCGTGTCAATTCTGGCAGACTAATGTAACCAGACACTTCAAAATCGAGGTCAGCATTCGAAATCTCAATCATTTTTTTAGCCGTATTAAGCCCATAAATACCAGCAATTGCTTGTCGCAAATCACCAGTACCAGATGTTGTTGTCATTTGACGACCATCATTAATCAAGCTAAAAGCTACCTCTGGGTGCGCCAAACTCAAACGATTCACCACATCAACAATATGAGCTAATTCGGATTGGAGACTTTTCATGTATTTAAGACGTGCTGGCGTATTATAAAAGAGATTTTCAACCGTAATTTTGGTTCCAACGGGTGTAGAAATCGGTTCTTGTTTTTCGATTTCACCACCTTTGGCTACTAGCAATGTTCCATAATTTTCATCTGCCGTTGCTGTTTTGACTGTAAAATGACTAATGGAGGCAATTGACGGTATCGCTTCACCACGAAAACCTAACGTCCTAATACGGAAAAGGTCAGCTTGATTTTTAATTTTACTTGTGGCATGGCGGTGCAAACTTAATGCAACATCATCTTGAGCAATTCCTTCGCCATTATCTGTCACTTGAATTTTCTTTAAACCAGCTTCTTCAATTTCAATGGTGATTTGGCTGCTCCCTGCATCAATCGAATTTTCCACCAATTCTTTGACAACGCTAGCTGGTCGTTCAATAACTTCACCCGCTGCAATTTGGTTAGCCAAAACCTCTGGCAACTCAATAATTTTACTCATGATTTATTTATTAGCAAGCCTTTTAAAGGCAGCCTTATTCCTTTCATTCTTGCTTGTTTATCCTCTATTATAACACAAACTAAAAAGCAATCTTCTTTAAGACTGCCTCTTATTGTTACAACATATTTTTTAATTCATAAATAACATTCATGGCTTGCATTGGTGTTAAATTCATCAAATCAACTTTTTTGAGTACTTTAATCACTTCTTGATTAGATGAGTCATCAGCAAATAAACTTAGTTGCTCTGCCACTGGTTCTGCTACTTCTGATTTTATAGTAATTGGCTCAGCTTCCACCTCAGGGGTCAATTGAAGCTGCGCAGCACCTGATTCTAAATTTGTCAAGATACTGTCCGCACGTTGTAATAATTCTTCTGGTAAACCAGCAATTTTTGCAACATGAACCCCGTAAGATTTGTCTGCTGGACCTTCTGCAATTTTATGAAGAAAAGTCACATCACCATTTTTCTCAAGAGTCGCAACGTGAACATTGACAAGATGCGTCAAGATCGTTGACAAAGCTGTCAACTCATGATAATGGGTTGCAAACATGGTCTTTGCACCAATATGATCATGGATATATTCAATGATTGATTGCGCCAAAGCCATACCGTCATAGGTTGCTGTACCACGACCTAGCTCATCAAAAAGAATCAAGGATTGAGAACTTGCACGTTTGATAGCTTGGTTAGCTTCCATCATTTCCACCATAAACGTTGACTGTCCTGAAATCAAATCATCTGCCGCACCAATACGCGTGAAAATCGCATCAAATACTGGTAAATTGACACTTTCAGCAGCTACGTAAGACCCCATTTGAGCCATAATAACGGTCAAGGCAAGTTGACGCATATAAGTTGATTTACCACTCATATTTGGACCAGTAATTAGCTGAATGTTGATATCGGCATCAAACGTAATCGTATTAGGAATATATTCTTGCGTTCCCATGACTTTTTCAACGACCGCATGACGACCTTTTTCAATTTTAATCTCATGGCTATCGTTGAATGTTGGACGAACATAATGATTATTTTCTGCAACAACGGCTAAACTTTGTAAAACATCAACGGTTGAAAGCGCCTTAGCCAAGTCTTGCAAACGAGTAATGTAACGCTCAACTTGTCCGCGAACGCGCATAAAAATATCATATTCTAAGCTTGCTGATTGCTCACGCGCCTCCAACATCTCACCTTCAATTTTAGCCAATTCTGCCGTTCCGAAACGCTCTGAATTTTTCAACGTTGCCTTGCGGAAGAAATAATCTGGCACTAGAGAGAGATTGGAATTTGTTACATGGAAATAGTATCCATCTTTTTTATTATAATCAATTTTTAGATTGGTAATCCCACTTGCAGCACGTTCCTTAGTTTCAACTTCTGCAATCCAACTAGTCCCCTCGCGCATAACCTTACGGTATTTATCCAAAATCTCATCAAAACCTGTACGGATAATGCTGCCTTCTGTGATAACAGCAGGAGCATCTGGGTCAATAGCTGATCGAATCAACGATTCTAGTTCTGGCAAAGTGTCAATGCTATTGACAAGCTTGTCAAGGTGAGGGCTTTCAAACGATTCTAAAATCGCCTTAATCCTTGGCACTTGTGCCAAGGTATGACCGAGTTGTAATAAATCTTTTGGATTAGCTTTTCCAAATGACACACGACTCGCTAGACGTTCAATATCATAAACACCTTTGAGACTATCCGTCAAATCACTACGCTCAAAGAAATTATCTAGGAAAACTTGAACAATATTTTGGCGCTCTTCAATCTGTGCTTGGTTCACCAAAGGACGGTCAATCCAATTACGCAACAGACGCATTCCCATAGCCGTTTTAGTTTCATCTAGTAACCAATAAAGGCTACCATGTTTTTTACTTGTTCGAGCATTTTCTAATAAATCCAAACTAGATTTTGTCGTGTAAGACATTTGCAAGTAATCTTTGATTTCATAATGAACCAATTTTTGCAAATGGCTTAGCTCACGTTTTTGCGTTGTATGAACGTATTGTAGCAATTTTTCAGCTGCTGAAATTTCTAAGGCTGTTAAATCTGGGTCGATTAAATGCACATCTTCATAACGTTCTTGTTCAAACGATAAGAGTAAATTTAATTGTTTGACTAAGCTATGTTGCTCTGTTTCAGAAAGCTCATAACCAACAACGATTTCACGCGCTTTAAGGTTCAGAATTTCACTTCTAAGGCTTGTAAAATCAGAAAGACTTGTTGAGAAAAATTCACCTGTTGACACATCCATATAGGCTAGCCCAAACGTTTTGCCGTCAGAATCAATAGCCACCAAGAAATTGTTAGCATTATCTGGTTTAGAGGAATCAACAGCTGTCCCTGGCGTAATCACTTGAACGACTTCACGTTTAACCACACCGACGGCTTGTTTTGGGTCTTCCATTTGCTCAGCAATTGCCACCTTGTAACCCATTTCCACTAATACATCAATGTATTGTTGCGCAGAATGATAAGGCACACCTGCCATTGGAATTGGGTTGTCAGCATTTTTATTACGACTAGTTAAACTAATCTCTAAAATCTGTGCAGCTTTAACCGCATCATCATAAAATAATTCATAAAAGTCTCCCATGCGGAAAAGTAAAAAAGCATCTGGATAATCTTTTTTTACGTCCAAATACTGTTGCATGCCTGGAGAAATTTTATCTTTTGTCATTATTAGTTAACTCCTCGTTAATTTTCGTTTCCAAGTTTTTCGTGATGTATTGAACCAAATCACTAGCATCTTGCATCTTGTTACGATAATCTTTGACAATCGGGAGATCCGATAAGTCTTTTTGTAGCTGGTCAGCTTGTTTTCCTGCTGCTTCTTCAGCCACTAACTTGTCAATCTTGTGATAAAGCACAGCCTCCTGCTGATAAGCTTTCATATCGTCAACAAGACTGTCAAGTTCTGGAAAAGTTTTGATTTTTTGTTCTACTTTTTGAAATTCTTGCACACTATCGTGCTTTTGAATAGCTTGAACTAACTTGTCCACTGCTTGGTCATACTTACTCATAAGCTCGTTGATAGGTCTCTTTCAAATGCTTGGGCAGTCTCTTCATCTTTACAAATAACCAGCAAAGTATCCGCACCTGCCACCGTTCCAAGAATCTCTGGAATGTCGCTACTATCAATCAAGTTTGCCAAAACATCTGCTTCACCAAGATTAGTATGAAGAACAAGCATGAACCCAGCACGAGCAACTTTCAAAATATATGAGCGGATATTAGCACCAAAAGTTGTCTCTGATGTTTCTGATAAACTATAATAAAGCTTACCTGATGAATCACGTAATTTCAAAAGACCAATCTCACGAAGGTCACGTGACAAGGTTGCTTGAGTAACACTAATCCCTTCTTCTTGCAAATGACGCTTGATTTCTTCTTGTGTTCCAATATGACCTGATTGAATCAAACGTTTGATTCGATTTTGACGTTCTATTTTATTCATATAGCTTTCCCTTTGTGTATATTTATCCTTAAAATTATACCAAAAAAAAGAAAATTTTTCATCTCTCTTTTGCGCTGTTTTCCTTATGATAACTTATTTTTTACTGCTTCAAACGTTTTCTTTCAGCTAATCTCGTTTATTTCTTATTTTTATGTTAAAATAATATGACTAACTAATTTAGGAGAAACTCATGGATACAAAACGTACAATTGCTGAACGCATTCAAAATATTGTTCCAGAATTAGACCAAGAACAAATTATTAATCTACTTGAAATTCCAAAAAATTCTGATATGGGTGACCTTGCTTTTCCTGCTTTCTCATTAGCAAAAATCCTTCGCAAAGCACCCCAAATGATTGCTGCTGATGTTGCCGAAAAAATGGATGCAACTGGCTTTGAAAAAATCGAAGCTGTTGGTCCATACATCAACTTCTTCCTTGATAAGAAAAGCATTTCTGCTGATATTTTGGGTCAAGTTATTGCAAACGGAAGCGACTATGCTAGTCAAGATTTAGGAGAAGGTCGCAACGTTGCTATCGATATGTCAAGCCCAAACATTGCTAAACCATTCTCAATTGGACACCTTCGTTCAACCGTTATCGGTGATAGCCTGGCTAATATTTTTGAAAAACTCGGCTATAAAGCTGTTAAAATCAATCACCTCGGTGACTGGGGTAAACAATTCGGTATGTTGATTGTTGCCTACAAAAAATGGGGTGACGAAGAGGCTGTTAAAGCTCACCCAATCGACGAACTCTTAAAACTTTACGTTCGCATCAATGCCGAAGCTGAAACACAACCAGAACTTGACGAAGAAGCTCGCGAATGGTTCCGTAAATTGGAAGCTGGCGACGAAGAAGCTATTTCACTCTGGCAATGGTTCCGTGACGAAAGTCTTGTTGAATTCAACCGTCTTTACGATGAACTTGGTGTTTCTTTTGATAGCTTTAACGGGGAAGCATTCTACAACGATAAAATGGACGAAGTTGTCGATATCTTGACAGAAAAAGGACTTCTTGAAGAATCTCAAGGTGCTCAAGTCGTTAACCTTGAAAAATATGGTATCGAACACCCAGCTCTTATCAAAAAATCTGACGGTGCAACACTTTACATCACACGTGACTTGGCTGCCGCTCTTTATCGCAAACGTACTTACGACTTTGCCAAGGCCATTTACGTCGTTGGTAACGAACAATCTGCTCACTTCAAACAATTAAAAGCGGTCCTTAACGAAATGGGATTTGAATGGAATGAAGATATTACTCACGTTCCATTTGGACTTGTTACTAAAGAAGGTAAAAAACTGTCAACTCGTAAAGGTAATGTTATCCTTCTTGAACCAACAATTGCCGAAGCTGTCAAACGCGCTGAAGACCAAATCAATGCTAAAAATCCTAACCTTGCTGACAAGGAAGCAGTCGCTCACGCTGTTGGCGTCGGCGCTATCAAATTCTACGATTTGAAAACAGACCGTTTGAATGGCTATGACTTTGACCTTGATGCTATGGTATCATTTGAAGGTGAAACTGGACCTTACGTACAATATGCACACGCACGTATCCAATCTATTCTTCGTAAAGCTGAGTTTACACCATCTGTCAACCAAGTTTACAGTCTTGATGATGCTGAAAGCTGGGAAATTGTAAAACTTATCCAAGACTTCCCACGCATCATCAAACGTGCCGCTGACAACTTTGAACCTTCTATTGTTGCAAAATTTGCTATCAATCTAGCCCAAAGCTTCAACAAATACTATGCACACACACGTATCCTTGATGAAAGCCCAGAACGTGATAGCCGCCTAGCACTTAGCTACGCTACTGCAACTGTTCTAAAAGAAGCGCTCCGTCTTCTCGGTGTTGAAGCACCAAACGAAATGTAATTATTTCTTTATAAAAGCGAAGAGAATGAGATTATTTCTCGTTCTTTTTTTCTTGATCTTTTTCTATCAAAATTATAAACTGTAAGCATAACAACAAAGGAGATTTTATTTATGGAAAAAGGAAATCAATTAATGCAAAAACTTAGTAAAGCCTATGCTAGCCTACCAGATAACGAGCCACTGAAAGCAGATATTTTTGCAGTAGCGCAGGATTTAGAAAAAAATGAAAATGACCAGTTGGCACGTACAAAACTGGCACATGCCATTTCTCAACATTTACTAACACATCATCTCAAAACAGAATCTGAAATCACAGCACTTTACAACGAAGTTGCTGACAGTCCTGAAAAATATAAAGGGAATGCCGCTTTAGCTATCATGCTAGGTAGCCTATTTCACCCCTAACAAAAAAGCCGTGTTAAACGGCTTTTTTCATTTGTCTAAACTCATTTTTTCTGAGCATTTAACCAATCAAAAATGTTATCATAAGCTGTTCCGTCAACTTTTACGGTGCTTATTCCACCATTAGTTTTATTGCTTGGTGAAAAACCTGAAAGGTCGTCAGCCTCTTTAATATCAGAAACGCTTTGTACACCAGACACCTTATCATTGAAGAAATACGTCCATGACCAATGTCCAAGATAAGAGGTATCTTTCATGTCTGAACCTTCAACACTTTCATAATATGAGAACCATTTATTCGTTGCTCCGCTATTTACTAAAGCTTTATAGATTGGTAAAGAATAATCGCTTGGATTGACAACCGTATCATTAGCGGCATGGATAAACCAAATTGGAATATCTTTAAGCGCAGCAATTTTATCCTCGTCAAAGTAGATATCATCTGTTTTGACAAATGCTGTGCCAGACAAGCTTGTATCACTAGGAACAGTTGTATAAGTACCGTCCTCATTACGCTGATATTGATAGTAAGAATAGGCTGCCGCCTGCGGAACAAGCGCTGCAAAATAATCTGTATTATTGATAGCTAAATTAAGCGTCATGTAACCACCATTTGAACCACCAGTTAAATAAATACGGTCTGTATCCACATCTGAATGATTCGAAACGTAATCCTTAATAGTATCCATGAGTACCTCTGTGTAGCGAGACACACCTGCCCCCGCTCCATTTGTACCATCACCCTCATCCATCCAATACGTTGGAGTTTGAACCGCTAAAACATAGACTCCCATTTGCTTACCTGCTGTAAAATGTGATTGGATATCATCCTTAGCAAGCGCTACAACTTCATTTCCCAACAATGTAATATCGGTATCTGTACCGCCTTCGCCTTGCCCATGTAGCCAGATAATCAAAGGATTTTTCTTTCCATTTTTCAAAATTTCTGGTTCATAAGCGGCATATTGAAGGGTGAGTTCTTCATCTTGATTGGTCAACGGATTCGTGTAAGTTCCAGAATAAGACCCACGATTGCTAAATGCTGCTACATCTGTTGAAATGCGATTGTTAATAGCGTTGCTCTCACTGTCAAGCTCGCTTTCTTCGCCGTTTACAGTTACTGTCAACCCTTGAATTGAAACCGTGTAATCATCTACCCATGTATTATGGAAATTCTCCATGTTGTAAAAGAAAGGACTGGCAACACCAGAATTTGATTCGGTGTCAAAAGTAACTGGCATTTGAATAGTGATGTACTTACTATCTTTGGTAACTTTTTTTCCATTTTTATCAGATAAATAAACCTTGCTGACTTGGCGTTCTGTACCTGCCGTTGTAATAGTGACATTTTCTTTTGATACTTTAGAGACTTTACTGTCTAACTTTACAACAACTTTTGGTACTGCTGGACCAAACTCATACCCCTTTACAACAATTGATGTTTTAGCAATAGTAACATCAGTGTCAGCAGATACAACTTGACTTCCTGCAAACACTCCCAAAAAACTAACAGCACTCAAAACGATTCCCTTTGAGAGTGATTTTTTCATACTTATCTCTCCCTCTAAATTGATAATATCCTAAAAAGTAGTAAAGTGGGTATGACACCCACATAGTTACTATTTTTCATAAAGTTTTGGTATTTTTGTAAATTGTGTCAAAACAAATCCCAAGATAAATGAGATAACGATTGAAGCAATGAAGTACCAAACATTATTAGTATCACCAGTCATACCTGCAGGCAAGATATATGATGGAATGGCAAACAATCCCATACCTCCCATCGTATAACCAGTAACATTAAAGAAACCTAGGAAAGCCCCTTGAATCGCACCTGCAATACAAGTCATGATAAATGGCGTGCGCATTGGAAGAGTAATACCATAAATAGCTGGCTCAGTAACACCAAATAAAGCAGAAATAAATGCTGGGATAGCTAATTGTTTTACCTTATCTTCCTTAGTTCTTAAGAAAATATTGAGTAGTGATCCAGCTTGAGCAAAACAAATTGAAACTGAAGCTACAAGGAGAGTACTATAACCTTTTGTTGCAAAATCCAAAATAGCAATCGGTACAAGTCCCCAGTGAAGACCAAACATAACAAGTACTTGCCACAATGCCCCCAAAATAAGCCCAAAAACAATTGGATTGAAATCATAAATTGCTTGGAAAACAACACCTACAAGGTCAGATGCCCAAGTCATCAAAGGTCCAATGATGATGAAAGCAAGTGGTACTGTAATTAGCATCACAAAAAATGGAACAATGAAAACTTTAACTACATCTGGAATGATTTTATTAAAGAACTTTTCAAGTTTTGCACCAGCAAAAATAGCTAACAAAATAGGAAGGACAGTTTGAAGATAACTTGATGCTGGGAAAATGATCGGTAATCCAAGAAAAGTTGCATAAATATCTGACTCAATGACTGTTCCTTTGAACAACGTATAAAGCGGAGCATCACCCGTAAAACTTTGAGCAATATCAGGATAAACCAAAGCAAATGCAATAGCCATTGCTGTAAATTTGTTCATCTTAAAACGATTAGCTGCATTATAAGCTAGAATAATTGGCAAGAATTGGAAGAAACCATCCCCAACCGCATTTAAGACGATGTAGGCTCCATCGGTTGTCGGAACCCCACATGCTGTCATCAAAGCAACAACACCTTTTAACATACCTGCTGCTGACAAAGCTCCCAGCATTGGTTGGAATAGGCTTGATACTAAGGCAACAAATTGATCAAAAAGGTTTCCTCTAGGATGGGTATCCCTTTCATCAATATCTAAACTACCACCAGCTGCTAAACCACCAACTTTGATAACTTCATCATAAACATCTGGGACGTGATTACCTATAACAACTTGATACTGTCCTCCTGCCTTAACAACAGTTACAATACCATCACGCTGTTTAAGATAATCATCGTCAGCTTTTGATTCATCCTTCAAATCAAAACGAAGACGTGTAACACAGTGTTTAAGACTATTGATGTTTTCTTTACCACCAACATGTGCGATAATGTCTTTTGCCAATTCTGTATATTTTGCCATACGAATAAGCCCCTTCTCTTTTTAGTTATGTTTCGAGCCATAAGAAAAACCTAAATAAATACCAAATAAGCCTGTGAACAGTGCGTCTCACAATCCTATTTCTGTACCTATTTAGGTTTTGCCTGTTTGACCAGTAACAATCCTTACAAAGTTAATCATATCACAAAAAAATATATCAGCAAGCGTTTTCAATCGTTTTAGTAATATTTTACCAATTTTCCAGATTATAATA
Coding sequences within:
- a CDS encoding prolyl oligopeptidase family serine peptidase, coding for MKKSLSKGIVLSAVSFLGVFAGSQVVSADTDVTIAKTSIVVKGYEFGPAVPKVVVKLDSKVSKVSKENVTITTAGTERQVSKVYLSDKNGKKVTKDSKYITIQMPVTFDTESNSGVASPFFYNMENFHNTWVDDYTVSIQGLTVTVNGEESELDSESNAINNRISTDVAAFSNRGSYSGTYTNPLTNQDEELTLQYAAYEPEILKNGKKNPLIIWLHGQGEGGTDTDITLLGNEVVALAKDDIQSHFTAGKQMGVYVLAVQTPTYWMDEGDGTNGAGAGVSRYTEVLMDTIKDYVSNHSDVDTDRIYLTGGSNGGYMTLNLAINNTDYFAALVPQAAAYSYYQYQRNEDGTYTTVPSDTSLSGTAFVKTDDIYFDEDKIAALKDIPIWFIHAANDTVVNPSDYSLPIYKALVNSGATNKWFSYYESVEGSDMKDTSYLGHWSWTYFFNDKVSGVQSVSDIKEADDLSGFSPSNKTNGGISTVKVDGTAYDNIFDWLNAQKK